A part of Planococcus sp. MB-3u-03 genomic DNA contains:
- a CDS encoding C45 family autoproteolytic acyltransferase/hydolase, whose protein sequence is MKKVHSDVIQFRGSHYDFGYHQGELLRDSLLLPNRKIQRGQNSKQLLVDETKAIDMLERFAPRIWEEIEGLADALKWPFYDALREFGGYYIEYTRSGCSILSRSDFLVRNYDSSPQGYEGRFALYEPTDGGYASIGPSMQITGRTDGLNEKGLAMGYNFINRRNSADGFICNMIGRLILEHCATIEEAVDLLKELPHRRSFSYVLLDKSGRSVVAETSPRNVIVREAAVSTNHFEVLSEENRYQIDDSKRREDALLTHATTSNDAYSAFRLLNDSDQGVFSTKYSTASGTLHTASYFPNSLEVGFAIGPDRLPLMFNFQKWLQGERLLAKRINGKIDTHFPFPYLDDLSALQQKNG, encoded by the coding sequence ATGAAGAAAGTGCATAGCGACGTTATCCAATTCCGCGGCAGCCATTACGATTTCGGCTATCATCAAGGGGAATTGTTGAGAGATTCACTGCTATTGCCGAACCGAAAAATACAGCGCGGCCAGAACAGCAAGCAATTATTGGTCGACGAAACAAAAGCTATTGATATGCTCGAACGTTTCGCCCCGCGCATCTGGGAAGAAATCGAAGGCTTAGCAGACGCCCTGAAATGGCCATTTTACGACGCCTTGCGCGAATTCGGCGGCTATTATATCGAATATACACGAAGCGGCTGTTCCATCTTGAGCCGCTCCGATTTTCTAGTCAGGAATTACGATAGTTCTCCTCAAGGCTATGAAGGCAGGTTTGCCTTGTACGAACCGACTGATGGGGGCTACGCATCCATAGGGCCTTCTATGCAAATTACGGGGCGCACAGACGGGCTCAACGAGAAAGGGCTCGCCATGGGCTATAATTTCATCAATCGCCGCAATTCAGCAGACGGGTTTATCTGCAATATGATCGGCCGCTTGATCCTCGAGCATTGCGCAACGATTGAAGAAGCCGTCGATCTATTGAAAGAACTGCCCCACCGCCGTTCATTCAGCTATGTATTGCTCGATAAAAGCGGGCGTTCGGTCGTTGCCGAAACTTCCCCGCGCAATGTCATCGTCCGGGAAGCGGCCGTATCAACAAACCACTTCGAAGTGTTATCGGAAGAAAATCGCTATCAAATCGATGATTCCAAACGCCGTGAGGACGCACTGCTTACGCATGCTACCACTTCCAACGATGCGTATTCAGCTTTCCGCTTATTGAACGATTCAGACCAGGGCGTGTTTTCCACCAAATACAGTACCGCATCCGGCACATTGCATACAGCTTCCTATTTCCCAAATAGCCTGGAAGTCGGGTTCGCCATCGGGCCTGACCGCTTGCCGCTCATGTTCAATTTCCAAAAATGGCTTCAAGGCGAACGCTTGCTGGCAAAACGCATCAACGGGAAAATCGACACCCATTTCCCGTTTCCATATCTCGATGACCTGTCTGCATTGCAACAAAAAAACGGCTAG
- a CDS encoding RluA family pseudouridine synthase produces MMNWTYQIPEQGMTVTDLLKNEWGLGKKTVHELRMAKGIRLADGTEPRWQEPLDKGTELTVTIPQAESPYQPNPSIEPEILFEDEHFIIANKPKGLATHPNDNHQDDTFINGLMAYVQQSGGSYIEHIHRLDQGTSGVLLLAKHPIAKNVMDRMVEQKLVQREYEALVKGLVRGQSGTLDFPLGRDRHHATRRRVSPNGQSAVTHYQVINRADGRSLLHLTLETGRTHQIRAHLSHVKHPIIGDELYGGPPTEDGEYFLHAFRIAFKHPFTGQQIDIEAKQ; encoded by the coding sequence ATGATGAATTGGACTTACCAAATTCCGGAACAAGGCATGACCGTCACGGACTTATTGAAAAACGAATGGGGCCTTGGCAAAAAGACCGTGCACGAACTGCGCATGGCCAAAGGCATCCGCCTAGCCGATGGCACAGAACCGCGCTGGCAGGAACCGCTCGACAAAGGGACGGAATTGACTGTTACGATTCCCCAAGCTGAGTCGCCGTACCAGCCCAACCCATCGATCGAACCCGAGATTTTATTTGAAGATGAGCACTTCATCATCGCCAATAAACCAAAAGGGCTCGCCACCCACCCGAACGACAACCACCAGGATGATACATTCATCAACGGCTTGATGGCTTACGTCCAGCAATCCGGCGGTTCATATATCGAACATATCCACCGGCTTGACCAAGGCACTTCCGGCGTGTTGCTATTGGCAAAACACCCGATCGCCAAAAACGTCATGGACCGGATGGTTGAACAAAAGCTTGTTCAGCGTGAATACGAAGCACTCGTCAAAGGCTTGGTCCGCGGGCAATCCGGGACGCTCGACTTCCCGCTCGGCCGCGACCGCCATCACGCTACGCGCCGCCGCGTATCGCCGAACGGGCAAAGCGCCGTCACCCATTACCAGGTCATCAACCGTGCAGACGGCCGCTCCCTGCTTCATTTAACTCTGGAGACGGGGCGCACGCATCAAATCCGCGCCCATTTATCGCACGTCAAACACCCGATCATCGGCGATGAATTGTACGGAGGGCCGCCGACTGAAGACGGCGAATACTTCCTGCACGCATTCCGTATCGCTTTTAAACACCCATTTACCGGTCAGCAAATCGATATCGAAGCAAAACAATAG
- a CDS encoding aldo/keto reductase: MNLTIESTKTLHNGVEMPRFGLGVYKMTDKGAAVEAMVKAIQTGYKAIDTATVYDNEAEVGEAIRAGDVPREKLFITSKVWNTDQGYDQTLRAFEASLKRLDMDYLDLYLTHWAIPDTFEETYRAIERLYDEKLIRAAGVSNHQQHHLEKILGKANTKPMVNQIELHPQLTQESLREFCAVQDIAVTSWSPLARGRLLEDPVLSEIGEKYGKSIAQTIIRWHLQNDLIVIPKSVTPSRIVENADVFDFELSEEEMKQISALNQDWRSGTHPDEIKV, encoded by the coding sequence ATGAATCTGACGATTGAATCAACAAAAACCTTACATAATGGAGTGGAAATGCCGCGTTTCGGCCTTGGCGTCTACAAGATGACCGATAAAGGAGCGGCGGTCGAAGCGATGGTAAAAGCGATCCAAACAGGTTATAAAGCGATCGATACCGCTACAGTATATGACAACGAAGCAGAAGTCGGGGAAGCAATCCGTGCAGGAGACGTGCCGCGTGAAAAGCTGTTCATCACGTCGAAAGTATGGAATACCGACCAGGGCTACGACCAGACCTTGCGTGCATTCGAAGCTTCATTGAAACGGCTGGATATGGACTATCTGGATCTGTATTTGACACATTGGGCGATCCCCGACACGTTCGAGGAAACCTACCGGGCGATCGAGCGGCTCTATGATGAAAAATTAATCCGTGCAGCTGGGGTATCCAACCATCAGCAGCATCACCTGGAGAAGATTTTGGGCAAGGCCAATACGAAACCGATGGTCAACCAGATCGAGTTGCATCCGCAATTGACGCAGGAGTCACTGCGCGAATTTTGTGCGGTACAAGACATTGCGGTCACTTCCTGGTCGCCGCTTGCGAGAGGGCGCCTGCTCGAAGATCCGGTGCTGTCGGAAATCGGCGAAAAGTACGGGAAATCCATCGCGCAGACCATCATTCGCTGGCATCTCCAGAATGACTTGATTGTCATCCCTAAATCGGTGACGCCGTCGCGCATCGTTGAAAATGCCGATGTTTTTGATTTTGAATTAAGTGAAGAAGAGATGAAACAGATTTCAGCGCTTAACCAGGATTGGCGCAGCGGAACCCATCCGGATGAAATCAAAGTTTAA
- the queG gene encoding tRNA epoxyqueuosine(34) reductase QueG translates to MNLDQFQQQLVAYAAEIGIDKIGFASVEPFFSLKHRLIRQQQLNFQSGFEESDVEKRTRPELLMEEPVSIIAIAIAYPSKMEGATPGVKGARRGIFSRSSWGKDYHAALRDRLALLESFIAAHYPEARMKSMVDTGELSDRAVAERAGIGWSAKNTNIITPEFGSYVYLGEMITNIPFEYDEPMEDQCGDCRLCIDTCPTGAIVEGGQLNAQRCISFLTQTKGFLPDEFRSKIGNRIYGCDTCQTVCPKNKRKANRIHPEFDPDPEIAKPLLEPLLTISNREFKEKFGHVSGSWRGKKPIQRNAILALAHFKEQSAVPALIELMNTDPRPVIRGTSAWAIGRIGTDEGRQALEHARQQEKDEEVLAEIEKGLAFFSAETKG, encoded by the coding sequence ATGAACTTGGATCAATTCCAACAACAACTGGTTGCGTATGCCGCGGAAATCGGGATTGATAAAATCGGCTTTGCTTCGGTCGAACCTTTTTTTAGTTTAAAGCATCGTTTGATCCGCCAGCAGCAATTGAATTTCCAGTCCGGTTTTGAGGAATCGGATGTGGAGAAACGCACGCGTCCGGAATTATTGATGGAAGAGCCTGTGAGCATCATTGCCATTGCGATTGCCTATCCTTCCAAAATGGAAGGGGCGACGCCTGGTGTCAAAGGGGCACGGCGTGGTATTTTCTCGCGTTCTTCCTGGGGCAAGGATTACCATGCGGCACTTCGGGACCGGCTGGCGCTGTTGGAATCTTTTATCGCTGCCCATTATCCGGAGGCGCGCATGAAATCGATGGTCGACACTGGCGAATTGTCTGACCGTGCCGTGGCAGAACGGGCCGGTATCGGGTGGAGTGCGAAAAATACCAATATCATCACGCCGGAGTTCGGTTCATATGTCTATTTGGGCGAGATGATCACCAACATCCCTTTTGAATACGACGAGCCGATGGAAGATCAATGCGGCGACTGCCGCTTATGTATCGATACGTGCCCGACCGGCGCGATTGTCGAGGGCGGGCAGCTCAATGCCCAGCGCTGCATTTCGTTTTTGACACAGACGAAGGGCTTCCTGCCAGATGAGTTCCGGTCGAAAATAGGTAATCGCATCTATGGCTGCGACACATGTCAGACCGTGTGCCCGAAAAATAAGCGCAAGGCCAATCGCATTCATCCGGAATTTGACCCGGACCCGGAAATTGCCAAGCCGCTTTTAGAGCCGCTGTTGACCATTTCCAACCGGGAGTTCAAAGAGAAATTCGGCCATGTGTCAGGTTCTTGGCGTGGCAAAAAGCCGATTCAGCGCAACGCCATTTTGGCGCTCGCCCATTTTAAAGAACAGTCCGCGGTGCCTGCATTGATCGAATTGATGAACACGGATCCGCGTCCGGTCATCCGGGGGACCTCGGCTTGGGCGATCGGCCGCATCGGAACGGATGAGGGGAGACAAGCGCTTGAACATGCACGGCAGCAAGAGAAAGATGAAGAGGTGCTGGCAGAGATCGAAAAAGGGCTGGCATTCTTTTCTGCAGAAACGAAAGGATAA
- a CDS encoding C45 family autoproteolytic acyltransferase/hydolase: protein MRQIHSEVVEFRGSHYDYGMMQGNALKESITLHNRRGQWKSKRPRFVIDPAEAQAAFNAYAPKLWEELKGLEDSLKLPIDEVLRDFGGYRIDAPPSGCSIVSGEDFLVRNYDFHPQTYEGRFCLFQPDEGNAIIGPSQRILGRMDGMNEHGLVMGYNFMHRKNPGDGFVCYMIGRIILESCSTVDEAVALVEDIPHRGSFSYVVTDKSGVTKVIEATPRKVAVRDASVCTNHFEIQHQENRNYLKDSYDRLSVIERNAEDAAEAYRAYRLFNDTGRGLFSDLYKSWAGTIHTSVYLPKEGEVWFALGGDQEPEVFNFGEWLAGKPVRTKSVHGQIDTGIGFAHTDSLFK from the coding sequence ATGAGACAGATACATAGTGAAGTCGTCGAGTTCAGAGGAAGCCATTATGATTACGGAATGATGCAAGGCAACGCGCTTAAAGAATCGATCACGCTGCATAACCGCAGGGGGCAGTGGAAGAGCAAGAGGCCGCGCTTTGTCATCGACCCGGCTGAAGCGCAAGCTGCGTTCAACGCATATGCCCCGAAATTGTGGGAGGAGTTGAAGGGCCTTGAAGATAGCCTCAAGCTGCCGATTGATGAGGTGCTTCGTGATTTTGGCGGTTACCGGATTGATGCGCCGCCATCCGGCTGTTCGATCGTCAGCGGGGAGGATTTCTTGGTACGCAATTACGATTTCCATCCGCAGACATATGAAGGCAGGTTCTGTTTGTTTCAGCCTGATGAGGGAAATGCCATCATTGGGCCAAGCCAGCGCATTCTAGGGCGCATGGATGGCATGAACGAGCATGGCCTGGTGATGGGCTATAATTTTATGCACCGGAAAAACCCAGGGGATGGTTTTGTTTGCTATATGATTGGGCGCATCATTCTCGAGAGCTGCTCAACTGTCGATGAGGCTGTGGCTTTAGTCGAAGATATCCCTCATCGCGGGTCATTCAGTTATGTGGTGACGGATAAGAGCGGCGTTACAAAAGTTATTGAGGCAACACCTCGCAAAGTGGCAGTGCGTGATGCTTCAGTTTGTACGAATCATTTTGAAATCCAGCATCAGGAAAACCGCAATTATTTGAAAGACTCTTACGACCGGTTGTCGGTTATCGAGCGAAATGCGGAAGATGCAGCAGAAGCGTATCGTGCTTATCGCTTATTCAATGATACAGGCCGCGGCTTGTTTTCGGATCTTTATAAAAGTTGGGCGGGGACCATCCATACTTCTGTCTATTTGCCGAAAGAAGGGGAAGTATGGTTCGCGCTTGGCGGCGACCAGGAGCCTGAAGTGTTCAATTTCGGAGAATGGCTTGCCGGAAAGCCTGTGCGCACTAAATCCGTCCACGGGCAGATCGATACGGGTATCGGGTTTGCCCACACAGATAGCTTGTTTAAATGA
- the trmL gene encoding tRNA (uridine(34)/cytosine(34)/5-carboxymethylaminomethyluridine(34)-2'-O)-methyltransferase TrmL: MGIHIVLYQPLIPANTGNIARSCAGTGVSLHLIKPLGFSTDDKMLKRAGLDYWEHVDIHYHDGLNELFTAYPDGKYHYITKFGTKTYSSFNFSDTGEDYFFVFGQETKGLPRELIDANLDRCLRIPMNEHIRSLNLSNTAAILMYEALRQQDFPNLK; the protein is encoded by the coding sequence TTGGGAATACACATTGTTTTATATCAGCCATTAATTCCGGCGAATACCGGGAACATTGCACGCTCTTGTGCGGGGACAGGGGTCAGCCTTCATTTGATCAAGCCGCTCGGATTTTCGACGGACGATAAAATGCTCAAACGGGCGGGGCTCGATTATTGGGAGCACGTGGATATTCATTACCACGATGGCCTCAATGAGTTGTTTACAGCCTATCCTGACGGCAAATACCATTACATCACCAAGTTTGGCACGAAGACATACAGTTCGTTCAATTTTTCGGATACCGGGGAAGATTATTTCTTCGTCTTCGGTCAGGAGACAAAGGGCTTGCCGAGGGAATTGATTGATGCCAACTTAGACCGTTGTTTGCGCATTCCGATGAATGAACATATCCGTTCACTCAATTTGTCGAACACGGCAGCGATTTTGATGTATGAAGCGCTGCGCCAACAGGATTTCCCGAATTTGAAATAA
- a CDS encoding disulfide oxidoreductase: MTKRQENSLLFMWAVSLVATLGSLYFSQVRGYIPCELCWVQRIFMYPLVFVLGVAYVQKNPRIAMTSLVLSVIGGSVSLYHYGIQKLRFLSDSAPSCGQVPCTGEYINYLGFITIPFLALIAFALIAGTSVYLWKSLKEEQ; this comes from the coding sequence ATGACGAAGCGTCAAGAAAACAGTTTGCTGTTCATGTGGGCGGTGTCCCTAGTTGCGACACTTGGCTCGCTGTATTTTTCCCAAGTGCGCGGGTACATTCCGTGTGAGCTGTGCTGGGTGCAGCGCATCTTCATGTATCCCCTCGTCTTTGTGCTCGGCGTTGCCTATGTGCAGAAAAACCCGCGCATCGCAATGACTTCGCTCGTGCTGTCCGTCATCGGCGGCTCGGTTTCGCTGTATCATTACGGCATCCAAAAACTCCGGTTCTTATCGGATTCCGCACCGTCATGCGGGCAAGTCCCATGCACAGGGGAATATATCAATTACCTCGGATTCATCACCATCCCGTTTCTCGCGCTCATCGCATTCGCTTTGATTGCCGGAACGAGTGTTTATCTGTGGAAATCATTGAAGGAGGAACAATAA
- a CDS encoding IS3 family transposase (programmed frameshift): MSKIIFNEHQRRTLEANPNVKTVSDRTIQYTPEFKVKAVNENLQGKGPAQIFAENGFDLTVIGSDKPKETLKRWRKTFRLYGEEGFWEERRGKGSTGRPSTQKLSAEKKLEKAEARIKYLEAENELPKKARGTREAGEETQLTPAEKFEAINVVVRKFQLKNMVDALCQTAEVSRSGYYAWLKKVEQHAIREEQDYEDYLLLKSIYDAHRGKVGYRTFYMILTELLETPMNHKKILRLMRKFNLFAKIRRANPYKQIAKATQEHAVCPNLLDRKFKLDEPGKVFVTDITYLPNRSGQMAYLSAVKDIATREIVAYEVTTTLTMEIVYRTLQKLKEALDDNVHPEAMIHSDQGFHYTHPEYQRRVKKMKLTQSMSRRGNCLDNAPIESFFGHFKDEVEFKQATSLAELKGLVDEYMEYYNGTRKQWNLKKMTPAQYRSHLIAA, translated from the exons ATGAGTAAAATCATCTTTAACGAACATCAACGACGCACATTGGAAGCGAATCCGAATGTCAAAACGGTCTCGGATCGAACGATTCAATACACACCTGAATTTAAGGTGAAAGCCGTCAATGAAAACTTGCAGGGCAAAGGTCCGGCGCAAATTTTTGCCGAAAATGGATTTGACCTGACGGTAATTGGATCGGACAAACCGAAAGAGACATTAAAACGTTGGCGGAAAACGTTCCGACTTTACGGCGAAGAAGGGTTTTGGGAAGAGCGCCGTGGAAAAGGCAGTACCGGCCGGCCGTCTACCCAAAAGCTCTCTGCCGAGAAAAAGTTGGAAAAGGCGGAAGCGCGCATAAAATACCTGGAAGCCGAAAATGAGTTGC CTAAAAAAGCTCGAGGAACTCGAGAGGCAGGCGAAGAAACGCAGCTGACCCCAGCGGAAAAATTCGAAGCGATCAATGTGGTGGTCCGGAAATTCCAACTGAAGAATATGGTGGATGCCCTCTGCCAGACAGCGGAAGTCAGTCGAAGTGGCTACTATGCTTGGCTGAAGAAAGTGGAACAGCACGCCATTCGCGAAGAACAGGACTATGAAGATTACCTGTTGCTGAAAAGCATCTACGATGCGCATCGTGGGAAAGTCGGGTATCGCACCTTTTACATGATCCTTACGGAACTGCTGGAAACCCCGATGAATCACAAGAAGATTCTGCGCCTTATGCGCAAATTCAATCTCTTTGCCAAAATCCGGCGAGCGAATCCTTATAAGCAAATCGCCAAAGCCACACAGGAACACGCCGTCTGTCCAAACCTGTTAGACCGTAAGTTTAAACTAGACGAACCCGGCAAGGTCTTCGTCACGGATATCACGTATCTACCGAACCGGTCGGGACAAATGGCGTATCTGTCCGCTGTAAAAGATATCGCCACCCGCGAAATCGTCGCCTACGAAGTGACGACGACGCTTACGATGGAAATTGTGTACCGCACGTTACAAAAACTGAAGGAAGCATTGGATGACAATGTTCACCCGGAAGCGATGATCCATTCCGATCAAGGCTTCCACTACACCCACCCCGAATACCAACGACGCGTGAAGAAAATGAAATTGACCCAATCGATGTCCCGCAGGGGCAACTGTCTCGACAACGCCCCCATCGAATCGTTTTTTGGTCACTTTAAAGATGAAGTCGAGTTTAAACAAGCGACCAGCCTAGCCGAATTAAAGGGGCTGGTGGATGAATACATGGAGTATTACAACGGAACGCGCAAACAATGGAACCTAAAAAAGATGACTCCGGCACAATACCGAAGTCATCTAATCGCAGCCTAG
- a CDS encoding B3/B4 domain-containing protein produces the protein MDFRVNPEITEIVPDFKIGIIHYNNITVSDSPQMLKGRLQLFQEQLFFDMDDKELTDFPGLLEWKLAWKALGGDPNRYRPSAEALYRRVRKQNYLAPVNSAIDMNSFLSLQYEIPLGLYDAAQIEGDIEIALGKPDDRYEGLNNRDNTLDNIIVTRDAKGAFGSPYVDSKRTAVTPQTTDAVHVFYLRPSMNRDNALQLLTAAGNMFTGINGGEATSYVL, from the coding sequence GTGGACTTTCGCGTAAACCCTGAAATTACAGAGATTGTGCCTGATTTCAAAATCGGCATTATTCATTATAACAATATCACCGTTTCGGATTCACCTCAAATGTTAAAAGGCCGCCTCCAACTGTTCCAGGAGCAATTGTTCTTCGATATGGACGATAAGGAATTGACGGATTTCCCTGGCCTTCTCGAATGGAAGCTGGCCTGGAAAGCGCTCGGAGGCGATCCGAACCGCTACCGGCCTTCTGCGGAAGCCTTGTACCGCCGTGTGCGCAAACAAAACTATCTGGCCCCTGTCAATTCAGCGATCGATATGAACAGTTTTCTATCGCTTCAGTACGAAATTCCACTCGGTTTATACGATGCAGCTCAAATTGAGGGCGATATCGAAATCGCCCTCGGCAAGCCTGACGACCGCTATGAAGGCTTGAATAACCGCGACAATACGCTCGATAACATCATCGTTACACGCGATGCAAAAGGCGCTTTCGGTAGCCCATACGTCGATTCAAAGCGCACTGCTGTGACACCACAAACAACAGACGCGGTACACGTATTTTACCTCCGACCGTCCATGAACCGCGACAATGCCCTTCAGCTATTGACCGCTGCCGGCAATATGTTCACCGGAATCAATGGCGGCGAAGCGACAAGCTACGTCCTTTAA
- a CDS encoding NCS2 family permease translates to MFVFIRRIFHVSVKEHGTDVRTEITAGMTTFLTMAYIVIVNPVILGAAGVPFDQVFLATIIAAVIGTLWMALLANYPIAIAPGMGLNAYFTSMVLASDGAIDYTTAFAAVFVSGLLFVALSLTSMRKILIEAIPENLKHAITAGIGLFIAFIGMRLSGLIVANEANLVGLGDLTSPPVALTLAGLAITLIFMSLNIHGGIFFGMIATGIIAFFTGQLKFAEGFMKLPSLPEGIIVWNPIEAFLLVAEFGLYGVVFSFLLVTLFDTTGTMIGVAKQAGLMKDNKLPRVRQALLADSVAASAGAMVGTSPTSAYVESSAGVAAGGRTGLTTLTVAILFIAAAFFGPLVGSLSGVAAITAPALIIVGSLMIGAVKQIDWDQFDEAFPAFLIVLAMPLTSSIATGIALGFISYPLMKIFKGKWKSVHPILYIFAVLFTIQILIAPH, encoded by the coding sequence ATGTTCGTGTTTATAAGGAGGATATTCCATGTTTCAGTTAAAGAACACGGAACTGACGTCAGAACCGAGATCACTGCCGGTATGACGACATTTTTGACGATGGCTTATATCGTCATCGTCAACCCGGTGATTTTAGGTGCTGCCGGCGTTCCGTTCGATCAGGTTTTTCTTGCCACCATCATAGCAGCAGTTATCGGCACATTGTGGATGGCACTGCTCGCCAATTACCCGATTGCCATCGCGCCGGGCATGGGGCTTAACGCATATTTCACTTCCATGGTGCTCGCCTCTGACGGCGCCATTGATTATACGACTGCTTTTGCCGCAGTCTTCGTTTCCGGATTGCTGTTTGTCGCGTTGTCTCTAACCTCAATGCGGAAAATCTTGATTGAAGCCATTCCGGAAAATTTGAAACACGCCATCACGGCAGGCATCGGCTTGTTCATCGCCTTTATCGGCATGCGCCTCAGCGGATTGATCGTTGCCAATGAAGCGAATCTCGTCGGGCTCGGTGACCTGACTTCGCCGCCTGTCGCATTGACACTCGCAGGGCTTGCCATCACGCTCATCTTCATGTCCTTGAACATTCATGGCGGGATTTTCTTCGGCATGATCGCAACCGGCATCATCGCCTTCTTCACCGGGCAATTAAAGTTTGCGGAAGGCTTCATGAAATTGCCGTCGCTTCCGGAAGGCATCATCGTCTGGAATCCCATCGAAGCCTTCCTGCTCGTCGCTGAATTCGGCCTCTACGGCGTCGTGTTCTCATTCCTGCTCGTCACGCTCTTCGACACAACCGGAACGATGATCGGTGTCGCGAAACAAGCAGGGCTCATGAAAGACAATAAACTGCCACGCGTGCGCCAGGCGCTTCTCGCCGATTCGGTTGCCGCCAGTGCAGGCGCCATGGTCGGCACAAGCCCGACCAGCGCTTATGTCGAATCTTCCGCCGGCGTCGCTGCAGGCGGGCGCACGGGGCTCACGACTTTGACCGTCGCCATCCTGTTCATCGCAGCCGCCTTTTTCGGGCCGCTCGTCGGCTCCCTTTCCGGCGTCGCCGCCATCACCGCTCCCGCTCTTATCATCGTCGGCAGCTTAATGATCGGCGCCGTCAAGCAAATCGACTGGGATCAATTCGATGAAGCGTTCCCGGCGTTTCTGATCGTTCTCGCCATGCCGCTCACATCAAGCATCGCAACCGGCATTGCACTTGGGTTTATCTCTTACCCGCTCATGAAGATCTTCAAAGGCAAATGGAAATCCGTCCACCCGATCCTTTATATTTTTGCTGTGCTGTTCACGATCCAGATTCTCATTGCACCGCATTAA
- a CDS encoding thioredoxin family protein: MKKLLIIAGVVLAIFALIVFLTNQSQDEKLADNPYGTDDLNPATIDQLDDENYQNIALPEDVNEQIQSGDPTTVYFFSPTCQFCQQTTPILMPVADDMDVEVLQYNLLEFEQGWSDYALEATPTLVHYEDGQEVARWTGAQPKENIEQFFQEVVKK, encoded by the coding sequence ATGAAAAAATTGCTGATTATCGCCGGCGTCGTACTTGCCATTTTTGCCTTGATCGTCTTTTTGACCAATCAATCGCAAGACGAGAAACTGGCAGACAACCCGTACGGCACGGATGATTTGAACCCGGCCACCATCGATCAGCTCGATGACGAAAACTACCAGAACATCGCATTGCCGGAAGATGTGAACGAACAGATCCAAAGCGGCGATCCGACGACTGTCTATTTCTTCAGCCCGACTTGCCAATTCTGCCAGCAGACAACACCGATCTTGATGCCTGTCGCAGATGATATGGATGTCGAGGTGCTTCAATACAACCTGCTCGAATTTGAGCAAGGCTGGTCTGATTATGCACTTGAAGCGACACCGACACTTGTCCATTATGAAGACGGGCAGGAAGTTGCCCGCTGGACAGGCGCACAGCCGAAAGAGAATATCGAACAATTTTTCCAGGAAGTCGTGAAAAAATAA